In the Streptomyces sp. WMMC940 genome, GACCACGGCCCGGGAGGAACCGGCGAACCTGTCGCAGCCCTCCTTCGGCCCGGCAACGCGGGCTCGAACACGGCCGCCGACCACATCAGCGCCGCTCGCCTCGCCCTGGCTCAACTGCCCAAGAAGTACCGGCGGGGACGGCGGACGCTGATCCGCTGTGATTCCGCGGGCGGCACCCACGAGTTCGTGGCCTGGCTCGCCCAGCGCGGACGCTGGCTGTCCTACTCGGTCGGCATGGTGATCACCGAGGCCATCCACGAGCACGTTCTGAAGATCCCCGCATCGGCCTGGACACCCGCAATCGAGTCGGACGGTGAGGTCCGTGACGGGGCCTGGGTCGCCGAACTCACCGGCGACCTGCTCGACGGCTGGCCCAAGGGCATGCGGCTGATCGTCCGCAAGGAACGGCCCCATCCCGGAGCCCAGTTGAGGATCACGGACGCGGACGGCATGCGGATCACCTGCTTCGCCACCAACACCCTCAACCGGCCGATCGCCGGACTCGAACTCCGCCACCGGCTGCGAGCCCGCGCGGAGGACCGCATCCGGGCCGCGCGTGCGACCGGTCTGCGCAACCTGCCCCTGCACGACACCGCCCAGAACAAGGTCTGGCTGGAGATCGTCCAGATCGCCCTCGACCTGCTGGCCTGGATGCCCATGCTCGCCCTGACCGGCAAGACCCGGCTCTGGGAACCCCGCCGCCTGCGGTTGCGCCTGTTCTCCGCGGCCGGCCAGCTCGTCACCACCGGTCGGCGCCGCATCCTCCGCCTCGCACGCCATTGGCCCTGGACCCGCGAGATCACAGACGCCCTCGAACGGCTCGCACCCCTGCCAAACCCTGGCTGACCAGCGGACTCACCCGTCCCTACAAGAGAACGTGCCAGCCCGGAGGAGTGGAACCCGGCGTCCACCCGAGACGACACCCGGGCCCTGAACCTGCCCGGCCTCAGCCACCGACAACGAAATGGGCCCCCGACTCCGTCGGCGACCCATCACGAAAGATCGAGGCTACAATACCGGTGACTTTGGTGGTTTCTGGTCGTTGGGTGGGTTGTGCCAAGACCGGGTCAGGTGAAGTCGTCGGGGGTTGATCGGTTCTCGGATCGGATCGCGTTGGGGGTGCTGACGCGGGCGTTTCCGCCGGAA is a window encoding:
- a CDS encoding IS1380 family transposase, with protein sequence MKQPIGSYPHVLVRDDGRAVVSQAGSVLLVETVRKIGLDQAISTALTPWRRPRAVHDPGKMLVDLALAVALGGDCLADIAMLRCEPAVFGPVASDPTVSRLIDTLAASSEKALTAIRTARSEVRRRVWGLADDRAPDADAQVTVDLDGVLVVAHSDKQDAAPTWKKTYGHHPLMGFVDHGPGGTGEPVAALLRPGNAGSNTAADHISAARLALAQLPKKYRRGRRTLIRCDSAGGTHEFVAWLAQRGRWLSYSVGMVITEAIHEHVLKIPASAWTPAIESDGEVRDGAWVAELTGDLLDGWPKGMRLIVRKERPHPGAQLRITDADGMRITCFATNTLNRPIAGLELRHRLRARAEDRIRAARATGLRNLPLHDTAQNKVWLEIVQIALDLLAWMPMLALTGKTRLWEPRRLRLRLFSAAGQLVTTGRRRILRLARHWPWTREITDALERLAPLPNPG